A stretch of the Candidatus Bandiella numerosa genome encodes the following:
- the pgsA gene encoding CDP-diacylglycerol--glycerol-3-phosphate 3-phosphatidyltransferase, with amino-acid sequence MQKNIPNILTSLRIILIPILVSAFYIDSKIAHYTAAAIFIFASITDYFDGFLARTWRVQSNFGKVLDPIADKLLVAATLMMMVDRSIAPVLPALVILCREILVSGMREYLAELKVKVSVPVSHLAKIKTAAQMIAIIILLLGEETTGIPHTNLIGKISIWIAALLTVVTGYGYLRQCIRNFN; translated from the coding sequence ATGCAAAAAAATATACCAAATATTTTAACTTCACTTAGAATAATTTTAATACCCATTTTGGTGTCAGCATTTTACATTGATTCTAAAATTGCACATTATACCGCAGCTGCAATCTTTATATTTGCGAGTATTACTGATTATTTTGATGGGTTTTTAGCTAGAACATGGAGAGTTCAATCAAATTTTGGAAAAGTTTTAGATCCAATTGCCGATAAATTGCTTGTTGCAGCAACTCTTATGATGATGGTAGATAGAAGCATTGCACCAGTGCTCCCTGCTTTAGTTATTTTGTGTAGAGAGATATTAGTTTCTGGAATGCGCGAATATTTAGCAGAACTAAAAGTAAAAGTAAGCGTGCCAGTAAGTCATTTAGCCAAAATTAAAACAGCTGCTCAGATGATTGCTATCATTATATTACTTTTAGGAGAAGAGACTACAGGGATACCTCATACTAACTTAATTGGAAAGATATCTATTTGGATTGCAGCTTTACTAACCGTTGTAACAGGTTACGGATACCTGCGACAGTGTATTAGAAATTTCAATTAA
- a CDS encoding AAA family ATPase: protein MSTSKKNKNNIDAVTDFKKLAAKSNLLFVDKTSFIQQVIDNSQKSILITYPRGWGKTLNLNMLKVFFELENADCRREKSVTMDNSWFSNFFWFWKKSDLEIIDKNITCNKDIFEPLFINSVNSGHYMKYQGSYPVIYISLKDVIGNSFVNVEKRLKYLIKSLYKEHSYLADSDKLCDEQKLDFKKYIYKDHSGNFHLFALKESLTFLSELLFKHHGKKVYVLVDDYDAPVKFLFLYNLAGNRLYKDDSMISKVASLISSTVCATVRNNEYTEKVILTGTFDPTVIEYEMGCTSIMTYSISDKYFSKSFGFSDEEINKLVARLSSINSEKTVNFIKDFYGGYIVPADSQVHKSIPSATIKHLKYTRENKEYFEFGDETILRALLAQEANKNNNFSEKLDGIAQHGSVQMDFKNYVSLFDYDWLDELDNELFFSYLLLNTGLLTAQIINSQYKFSIPNKSSLQEFLLALKGSKYEKIAYKLQTFYQLEIFKLIEKKDEEGAIEKLQKEKIVCEKNAMNFNFFHLVAVFGLKNVFTELLRAECAENLYLANDKIAHLKPVDYAFLFKNSNILHEMKKYHQNNNQESINISELKDTIFCYIFAKNLTTTSVTYGVANNDNTKKNYHIKLIVDIFKQMTELYDESAVKNQCTQHSDYEKINISNTSTFSSLKQFEKYLLHNENAQVVMNKDCSDKQTKLSELTYPIFNNSLHSDTELKFTLCNDPIKDEL from the coding sequence ATGTCTACTTCAAAAAAAAATAAAAACAATATTGATGCTGTTACAGATTTTAAGAAATTAGCGGCAAAAAGTAATTTATTATTTGTTGATAAAACATCTTTTATACAACAAGTTATCGATAACAGCCAAAAATCAATATTAATTACATATCCTAGAGGATGGGGTAAAACTCTAAATCTCAATATGCTAAAAGTTTTTTTTGAGCTGGAAAATGCAGATTGCAGGCGAGAAAAATCTGTTACTATGGACAATAGCTGGTTTAGTAATTTTTTTTGGTTTTGGAAAAAAAGTGATCTCGAGATAATTGATAAAAATATTACTTGTAATAAGGACATATTTGAACCTCTTTTTATTAATAGTGTTAATTCTGGTCATTATATGAAATACCAAGGTTCATATCCAGTGATCTATATTAGTTTAAAAGATGTTATTGGAAATTCTTTTGTTAATGTAGAAAAAAGATTAAAATACTTGATAAAATCCTTATATAAGGAGCATTCATATTTAGCTGATAGCGATAAGCTTTGTGATGAGCAAAAATTAGATTTTAAAAAATATATCTATAAAGATCATTCGGGTAACTTTCATTTATTTGCTTTAAAAGAAAGCCTAACATTCCTTAGTGAATTATTATTCAAACATCACGGAAAAAAGGTATATGTGTTGGTAGATGATTACGATGCACCAGTAAAATTTTTATTTCTATATAACCTAGCAGGTAATAGGTTATACAAGGACGATTCCATGATTAGTAAGGTTGCCTCCTTAATATCTAGTACTGTGTGTGCAACTGTGCGAAATAATGAATATACAGAAAAAGTTATTTTAACAGGAACATTTGATCCTACAGTAATAGAATATGAAATGGGCTGTACTAGCATAATGACATACAGCATTAGTGATAAATATTTTAGCAAAAGTTTTGGGTTTTCTGATGAAGAAATCAATAAATTAGTTGCACGACTTTCCTCTATTAACAGCGAAAAAACTGTAAATTTTATAAAAGATTTCTATGGCGGATATATTGTACCTGCTGATTCGCAAGTGCACAAAAGCATTCCGTCAGCAACCATTAAACATCTCAAGTATACACGAGAAAATAAAGAATATTTTGAATTTGGTGATGAAACTATTTTGCGAGCACTATTAGCTCAAGAAGCAAATAAAAATAATAATTTTAGTGAAAAACTTGATGGAATTGCACAACATGGTTCGGTTCAAATGGATTTTAAAAATTACGTTTCGCTATTTGATTATGATTGGTTGGACGAATTAGATAATGAACTCTTTTTTTCATATTTACTACTAAATACTGGCCTTCTTACTGCACAAATCATTAATTCTCAATATAAATTCAGTATTCCCAATAAATCATCATTGCAAGAATTTTTATTAGCTTTAAAGGGAAGTAAGTATGAAAAAATAGCTTATAAATTACAGACGTTTTATCAGCTAGAAATATTCAAGCTGATTGAAAAAAAAGATGAAGAAGGTGCTATAGAAAAATTACAAAAAGAAAAGATTGTATGTGAAAAAAATGCTATGAATTTTAATTTTTTTCATTTAGTGGCAGTTTTCGGTCTTAAAAATGTATTTACGGAATTATTAAGAGCTGAATGTGCAGAAAATTTATATCTTGCTAACGATAAAATAGCGCACCTAAAGCCAGTAGATTACGCTTTTCTATTTAAGAACAGTAATATTCTTCATGAAATGAAAAAGTACCATCAAAATAATAACCAGGAGTCAATTAATATCTCAGAATTGAAAGACACAATCTTTTGTTATATATTTGCTAAAAATCTAACTACTACCTCAGTAACATATGGGGTTGCAAATAATGACAATACTAAAAAAAACTATCATATAAAACTCATAGTTGATATATTTAAGCAAATGACAGAGTTGTATGATGAAAGCGCGGTTAAAAATCAGTGCACTCAACATAGTGATTATGAAAAAATTAATATTTCTAATACGAGTACATTTAGTTCTTTAAAACAATTTGAAAAATATCTTTTGCATAATGAAAATGCCCAAGTAGTAATGAATAAAGATTGCAGTGATAAGCAAACAAAATTATCAGAATTAACTTATCCAATATTTAACAATTCTCTTCATAGTGATACGGAGCTAAAATTTACTTTATGTAATGACCCCATAAAAGATGAGTTATAA
- a CDS encoding DUF3576 domain-containing protein, translating into MLYKNLSFIIVLAITTSLSACSKIEIKKDYPKTRQQKEEDRIGKLTGDGLTFGKSTSGSSSSTSQMNINNYLWRASIDHVNFMPLNSTDSLSGTIITDWYSINNNSKERYKVNIYIFGKELASSSLKVTVYKRVIDNNGNWNNQYYDPKLAEKIKIKIIERARELKVLEGDNQ; encoded by the coding sequence ATGTTATACAAAAATTTGAGTTTTATCATTGTTTTAGCTATAACGACCTCACTGTCAGCATGCTCAAAAATTGAGATAAAAAAGGATTACCCAAAAACACGCCAACAAAAAGAAGAAGATAGAATTGGCAAATTAACTGGCGATGGTCTCACTTTTGGTAAATCTACCTCAGGCTCTTCTTCAAGCACAAGCCAAATGAACATCAATAATTACCTGTGGAGAGCATCTATTGATCATGTAAATTTTATGCCACTTAATTCAACCGACTCTCTGAGTGGAACAATTATTACTGATTGGTACAGCATAAATAACAATTCCAAAGAAAGATATAAGGTTAATATCTATATATTTGGAAAAGAATTAGCATCAAGCTCTTTAAAGGTAACTGTGTATAAACGAGTTATAGATAACAATGGAAATTGGAATAATCAGTATTATGACCCCAAATTAGCTGAAAAAATAAAAATAAAAATTATTGAAAGGGCAAGGGAGTTGAAAGTATTAGAGGGTGATAATCAATAA
- a CDS encoding phosphatidylglycerophosphatase A: MKRRFSLDGIINARKIRIKVPFSWYSIISTWFYIGKLPASGTFGSIATYPIFYYILIHSYSFANAKSQLLLTALVLLVVGLIAVKKFQKATNTYDHSYIVIDEVIGQLLTLCISLDWLFHLSSLIPANISSKNLSFLIALVTFRYFDIKKPLIIDYVNRKYKGAFGVIFDDILAAIFASISIYVVYLIANLFI; this comes from the coding sequence ATGAAGAGAAGATTTAGTCTAGATGGCATTATAAACGCAAGAAAAATAAGAATAAAAGTTCCATTTTCTTGGTATTCTATTATATCGACCTGGTTTTACATAGGTAAATTGCCTGCGTCAGGAACATTTGGATCTATTGCTACGTATCCTATTTTTTACTATATATTGATCCATTCATATTCATTTGCTAATGCTAAATCTCAATTATTGCTAACGGCATTAGTACTGTTGGTTGTTGGGCTAATTGCAGTAAAAAAATTCCAAAAGGCCACCAATACCTATGATCACAGCTATATTGTTATTGATGAAGTCATTGGTCAGTTATTGACGTTATGTATTTCTTTAGATTGGCTATTTCATCTTTCTAGTCTTATTCCTGCCAACATATCAAGTAAAAACCTATCATTTCTAATAGCTTTAGTAACCTTCAGATACTTTGATATTAAAAAACCTTTGATTATTGACTACGTTAATAGAAAATATAAAGGAGCATTTGGAGTAATATTTGATGACATACTAGCAGCTATATTTGCATCAATATCTATTTATGTAGTTTATTTAATAGCAAATTTATTTATTTAG
- the ispD gene encoding 2-C-methyl-D-erythritol 4-phosphate cytidylyltransferase, which translates to MKNIAIIVAAGNSTRFNYEIPKQYFVINGKTVLNWTIKAFLASDFIDNVLVVINNEHRDLYYQSIEELNILNPIIGGKTRNESVFLGLKALEEFYPENVLIHDAARPLISTKLIDKVVLQLKNHSVVDVGISLNDTIKHNDENGNITILDREKLYATQTPQGFKYKTILDLHKQNNIDHTDDISLCIKNDINVCKIEGDRNNVKITNTSDIEFCKHIMGNVIGDEKIYRTGIGIDVHRFSQPFDKNIEIKICGIGVEHNQSIIAHSDGDVGFHSITEALLGSMALGNIGQLFPPNDEKYKNMDSTYFLECAKNLLRKAGAKIINIDLTIICEKPKIMPHSKVMRDNIAKILEIHANMVSVKATTTEKMGFLGTQEGIAAQAVCSVVCNKLNDE; encoded by the coding sequence GTGAAAAATATAGCAATAATAGTTGCTGCAGGCAACTCAACAAGATTTAATTATGAGATTCCAAAACAATATTTTGTAATAAACGGTAAAACTGTTTTAAACTGGACAATCAAAGCTTTTTTAGCAAGTGATTTTATAGATAACGTACTTGTTGTAATTAACAATGAGCACAGGGATTTGTACTATCAATCGATTGAGGAGCTTAATATATTGAATCCTATTATAGGTGGTAAAACAAGGAATGAGTCTGTATTTTTAGGGTTAAAAGCTCTCGAAGAATTTTATCCCGAAAATGTGTTAATTCATGATGCAGCAAGACCATTGATTTCAACAAAATTGATAGATAAAGTTGTGTTACAACTTAAAAATCACTCTGTTGTGGACGTAGGAATCAGCTTAAATGATACAATTAAACATAATGATGAAAACGGTAATATTACGATACTCGATAGAGAGAAACTATATGCCACGCAAACACCGCAAGGATTTAAGTATAAAACAATTTTAGATTTACATAAACAAAATAACATTGATCATACTGATGATATAAGTTTATGCATCAAGAATGACATTAATGTTTGCAAAATTGAGGGAGATAGGAATAATGTAAAAATCACTAATACTTCTGATATTGAATTTTGCAAACATATTATGGGAAACGTTATAGGAGATGAAAAAATTTATCGCACAGGGATAGGTATAGATGTTCATAGATTTTCCCAGCCATTTGATAAAAATATTGAAATAAAAATTTGTGGGATTGGAGTTGAGCATAATCAATCTATCATAGCTCATTCTGATGGCGATGTTGGATTTCATTCTATTACAGAAGCACTTCTTGGCTCTATGGCATTAGGAAATATTGGTCAATTATTTCCTCCAAATGACGAAAAATATAAAAATATGGATTCAACTTATTTTTTGGAATGCGCTAAGAATTTATTAAGAAAAGCAGGAGCCAAAATAATCAATATAGACCTAACAATAATATGTGAGAAACCTAAAATTATGCCACATAGCAAAGTTATGCGTGACAATATAGCTAAAATTTTAGAAATACATGCTAATATGGTGAGTGTCAAGGCTACTACTACTGAAAAAATGGGATTTTTAGGAACTCAAGAGGGGATTGCGGCTCAAGCAGTATGTAGTGTTGTTTGCAATAAACTTAATGACGAATAA
- a CDS encoding MFS transporter encodes MVSRDITTNKVFHLRFLKSLATALTIGINSGLIYAFLVTTTTVYFKDIGFSLVVIGLLSIKTMPYSFKYLWSPFIDSYSVKIFPKNFGLRKSWIISMQFILFISIGSFGYINAENNIYLLVMGLIFIGLIGATYDIAMEAYRIELFSKSTSGIGNAFVVYGFRIGFVISGIFGLFLSTIIEWKYVFVILSLFILPCIVVVYFSDDKIRYNEEKRKLNYKIWFGNNFIEPIKILITIPKFALVLTTVAFYKASDAYLDTMAIPFLMDIGFSKNDIAGVAKICGIIGVIIGTFIGGILITKTQFKFNLIFAEILASITNLQFLIFLTIKNNIVVLGVINLIESISYGMSNIILITYMSSLCNKKYIATHYAILISFSGLVRLFLSPTSGFVVETYGWYNFFVVSSLLSIPSLFCIYLLYWYNKRLSEN; translated from the coding sequence ATGGTGTCTCGAGATATTACCACCAACAAAGTTTTTCACTTAAGGTTTTTAAAATCATTAGCAACAGCATTAACCATAGGTATTAACAGTGGATTAATATATGCTTTTCTCGTAACTACAACTACGGTATACTTTAAGGATATTGGATTTTCTTTAGTAGTGATAGGTTTATTGTCAATAAAGACGATGCCGTATTCATTTAAATATTTATGGTCACCATTTATTGACAGTTACAGCGTAAAGATATTTCCAAAAAATTTTGGTTTAAGAAAAAGCTGGATAATATCTATGCAATTTATTCTATTTATCTCAATAGGAAGTTTTGGTTATATCAATGCAGAAAATAATATTTATCTACTAGTAATGGGTCTTATTTTTATTGGATTAATTGGAGCAACATATGATATTGCTATGGAGGCCTATAGAATTGAGCTTTTTTCAAAAAGCACTTCAGGAATTGGCAATGCTTTTGTAGTATATGGATTTAGAATTGGGTTTGTAATATCGGGAATATTCGGTTTATTTTTATCTACCATAATAGAGTGGAAATATGTGTTCGTTATTTTATCCTTATTTATTTTGCCGTGCATTGTAGTGGTTTATTTTTCTGATGATAAAATTCGTTATAACGAGGAAAAGAGAAAACTAAATTATAAAATTTGGTTTGGTAATAATTTTATAGAGCCAATAAAAATATTAATTACTATACCTAAATTTGCTTTGGTGTTAACAACCGTGGCTTTTTATAAAGCAAGCGATGCGTATTTAGATACGATGGCTATACCGTTTTTAATGGATATTGGATTTTCCAAAAATGATATTGCAGGTGTGGCAAAAATTTGCGGTATTATAGGGGTTATAATTGGAACTTTTATTGGAGGAATTTTAATAACGAAAACACAGTTTAAATTTAATTTAATTTTTGCCGAAATTTTAGCTTCAATTACGAATTTACAATTTTTAATTTTTTTAACCATAAAAAATAATATAGTTGTATTAGGGGTAATCAATTTAATTGAAAGTATTAGTTACGGAATGAGTAACATAATATTAATCACGTATATGAGTTCATTGTGTAATAAAAAATACATTGCAACTCACTACGCAATATTAATCTCTTTTTCTGGATTAGTTAGGTTATTTTTATCACCAACATCAGGTTTTGTTGTAGAAACTTATGGATGGTATAATTTCTTTGTTGTATCATCTTTGCTTTCTATTCCTTCTCTTTTTTGTATTTATCTTTTATATTGGTATAACAAAAGGCTATCAGAGAACTAA
- the lpdA gene encoding dihydrolipoyl dehydrogenase, giving the protein MQNNFEYDVLVLGSGPGGYVAAIRASQLGLKTAIIEKESLGGICLNWGCIPTKALLRTAEILHYIKNSEEFGIKCEGYKVDFAKVIARSREISNKLSGGIKHLLNKNKISIIEGYGRFLDKNCIEISRDNKSFKVTGKNIIIATGAKAKFLKGLSPKESEIIMGYRQALMLNKLPEKLLVIGSGAIGVEFASFYNALGVDVTILEVADRILINEDKEISEFAKKAFENQGIKILTSAEIKKFTINKSDINFEIKSKSKDSNASYDAVISAVGVSANIEDIGLEKINVSISDKKYIVTNEYLQTDEKNIYAIGDVVSPPWLAHKASHEGVISAEVIAGKKPKPINPLNIPGCTYCHPQIASVGLTQAKAESEFGKDNINIGNFPLSANGKALALGDYNGFIKTIFHKKTGELLGAHMIGAEVTEMIYGLVLTKQLEGTELDLMHTIFPHPTISEAIHESVLNAFGKSIHI; this is encoded by the coding sequence ATGCAAAACAACTTTGAATATGATGTTTTAGTTCTTGGATCAGGTCCCGGAGGTTATGTAGCAGCAATAAGAGCATCTCAATTAGGCTTAAAGACCGCTATTATTGAAAAAGAAAGCCTGGGTGGGATTTGTCTTAATTGGGGGTGTATACCAACAAAAGCGTTGCTTCGTACGGCAGAAATATTACACTATATAAAAAATTCAGAAGAGTTTGGGATTAAATGTGAAGGGTATAAAGTTGATTTTGCAAAAGTCATTGCAAGATCAAGGGAAATATCAAATAAGCTTTCAGGCGGAATTAAACATTTGCTTAATAAAAATAAAATTTCAATAATTGAAGGGTATGGGAGATTTTTAGACAAAAACTGTATTGAAATATCAAGGGATAATAAATCTTTCAAGGTAACTGGGAAGAATATTATTATTGCAACAGGGGCAAAGGCAAAATTTTTAAAAGGGCTGTCGCCTAAAGAGAGCGAGATTATTATGGGATATAGGCAAGCGTTAATGCTTAATAAATTGCCTGAAAAGCTTTTGGTAATTGGCAGTGGTGCTATAGGAGTTGAATTTGCAAGTTTTTACAACGCCTTGGGAGTAGATGTTACAATTCTTGAAGTCGCAGACAGAATTTTAATCAATGAAGATAAGGAAATTTCTGAATTTGCTAAAAAAGCATTTGAAAATCAGGGAATTAAAATTTTGACATCAGCTGAAATTAAAAAATTCACCATAAACAAAAGTGATATTAATTTTGAAATTAAAAGCAAATCAAAAGACAGCAATGCTTCATATGATGCAGTGATTTCTGCAGTAGGAGTTAGCGCAAATATTGAAGATATTGGTTTGGAGAAAATCAATGTAAGTATTTCTGATAAAAAATATATAGTTACGAATGAATATTTACAAACTGATGAAAAAAATATTTATGCTATAGGAGATGTTGTTTCTCCTCCATGGCTTGCACATAAAGCAAGTCATGAGGGTGTTATAAGTGCTGAGGTTATTGCAGGTAAAAAACCCAAGCCAATTAACCCTTTAAACATTCCGGGGTGTACTTATTGCCACCCCCAAATTGCAAGTGTTGGATTAACCCAGGCAAAGGCAGAAAGTGAATTTGGTAAAGATAATATTAATATTGGAAATTTTCCATTAAGTGCAAACGGCAAAGCCTTAGCATTAGGCGATTACAATGGGTTCATTAAAACTATATTTCACAAAAAAACAGGGGAATTATTAGGTGCGCATATGATCGGAGCAGAGGTTACAGAAATGATATATGGTCTTGTTCTAACCAAACAACTTGAAGGAACTGAGTTAGATTTAATGCACACTATATTTCCACACCCTACGATATCAGAGGCAATACATGAATCAGTGTTAAATGCTTTTGGAAAAAGCATCCATATTTAA
- a CDS encoding pyruvate dehydrogenase complex dihydrolipoamide acetyltransferase, translated as MVIEVLMPALSPTMKEGNLAKWLKNEGDTVEAGDVIAEIETDKAIMEVEAVDEGILAKILVEAGTKNVKVNDLIAIIAEEGEEIKDAIGKIQNSSIKEEHAIQNNKTEISVDIEAKKAYETLNHNKVKNKVEDEPNRVFASPLAKRIAEQENINISSIQGSGPRGRIVKSDVENAIMHSSSQNFETNIIPNRDLEIPVTNMRKIIAERLVESKQQVPHFYLDIECFVDKILDFRSDINSSAKLDESDKPEFKISINDILIKACALALFKNPKVNSAWYGDKIIQFGNVDISVAVAIDDGLMTPIVRNANQKSLIQISNEVKELAKKAKSQKLKPEEYQGGGFTISNLGMYSIKSFYAIINPPQSCILSIGGTREIPAYGKSGNLEKKQVMNISLSCDHRVVDGATAAIFLSTFKRFVENPSLMICY; from the coding sequence ATGGTGATAGAAGTTTTAATGCCTGCACTGTCCCCTACAATGAAAGAGGGAAATTTAGCTAAGTGGCTTAAAAATGAGGGTGATACAGTTGAAGCAGGTGATGTTATAGCTGAAATAGAAACAGATAAGGCTATAATGGAAGTTGAAGCAGTTGATGAAGGAATTTTAGCGAAAATATTAGTAGAAGCCGGAACAAAAAATGTCAAAGTTAATGATTTAATTGCAATTATTGCAGAAGAGGGAGAGGAGATAAAAGATGCTATAGGCAAAATTCAAAATTCTTCTATTAAAGAGGAGCATGCCATTCAAAATAATAAAACAGAAATATCTGTGGATATTGAAGCTAAAAAGGCATATGAAACACTTAATCATAATAAAGTAAAAAATAAGGTGGAAGATGAGCCAAATAGGGTTTTTGCATCTCCTTTAGCAAAAAGGATAGCTGAACAAGAAAATATAAATATAAGCAGTATACAAGGTTCCGGACCAAGAGGCAGGATAGTTAAATCAGATGTTGAAAATGCTATTATGCATAGTTCTAGTCAAAATTTTGAGACTAATATTATACCAAATCGTGATCTAGAAATACCTGTGACTAATATGAGGAAAATTATAGCTGAAAGATTAGTTGAATCAAAACAGCAAGTGCCTCATTTTTACTTAGATATAGAGTGTTTTGTTGATAAGATTTTGGATTTTAGGTCAGATATTAACTCTTCTGCTAAATTAGATGAAAGTGATAAACCTGAGTTTAAAATTTCTATTAATGATATATTGATCAAAGCATGTGCATTAGCGCTATTTAAAAATCCCAAAGTTAACTCTGCCTGGTATGGAGATAAAATAATCCAATTTGGCAACGTGGATATTTCTGTTGCAGTAGCCATTGACGATGGTTTGATGACTCCTATAGTGAGAAATGCCAATCAAAAAAGTTTGATTCAAATATCGAACGAAGTAAAAGAACTTGCAAAAAAAGCGAAATCCCAGAAATTGAAGCCTGAAGAATACCAGGGTGGAGGTTTTACCATATCAAATCTTGGAATGTATTCAATCAAGTCCTTCTATGCCATAATTAATCCTCCGCAGTCGTGTATTTTATCAATAGGAGGTACCAGAGAAATACCAGCATATGGTAAAAGTGGTAATTTGGAGAAAAAACAAGTTATGAATATTTCATTATCCTGTGATCATAGAGTTGTTGATGGTGCAACTGCTGCAATTTTCTTAAGTACATTTAAACGGTTTGTTGAAAACCCATCATTAATGATTTGTTATTAA
- a CDS encoding peptidyl-prolyl cis-trans isomerase, with the protein MIQNKLLRNLVKFLLLVLILAFAFGGLRDVFVKKELTYALKIADVEYSFAYVNKIFQEAIKESRVKYGRDLSQNDTSKLKSEILGNIVDSTLILLEARRLGIIANDNMVKKEILKIPIFFKNGKFDKNIFEQVVKQYGVSEQGFIDKLKEDVVRATFIDSISANKSVIPGLTEIILEDVLQTRELELVKIPFSAFKIPNRPEDSELKRIYEENKSKFKIPEKRKVEYMTISSELFEDQSSEVTEEKLRKIYEEKSFLFVEPEKRDVKQIQFSSLNSANKAREEIIKGVDFEKVAKKYAPNFNNYNLGIITAKDFDGDISGKLFNLKVGDISEIIETPLGLYIFKIEKIIIEKKKSFDEVKDLLKKEYLKDVKFNNFLDSIKKIQTELKQGKTLEVIAKDYNQKLNLVEIINSVDENGDITNTKSFVENSFNIKLDQQSEIFPIDSDKFCILRVIEITPEKDQEFDELKSQLKQIWYSKELSSFINQIKISEGEKLNSEANIKLFDFSNIQLSKIRLSSSKFNNEIPVDFYKVIFESKINYYTKPFIDHAHEEVLLAKPTKVDLPSKDEIEKHRLLYDSQVNQIEQEIILMDIMKKLKDKFNVVVNPKIFDHSF; encoded by the coding sequence TTCAAGAAGCCATTAAGGAGTCTAGAGTAAAATATGGAAGGGACTTATCGCAAAATGACACAAGTAAATTGAAGAGCGAGATATTAGGGAATATTGTTGACAGCACTCTGATTTTACTAGAAGCGAGGAGATTAGGGATAATTGCTAATGATAATATGGTTAAAAAAGAGATTTTAAAAATTCCCATATTTTTTAAAAATGGTAAATTTGACAAAAATATATTTGAGCAGGTGGTTAAGCAATATGGGGTATCTGAACAGGGATTTATCGACAAATTAAAGGAGGATGTAGTCAGGGCTACGTTTATCGATTCGATATCTGCGAATAAATCAGTTATTCCAGGTTTAACAGAAATTATATTGGAAGATGTGTTGCAAACTAGAGAGTTGGAATTAGTAAAAATCCCGTTTTCTGCTTTTAAAATACCTAATAGACCTGAAGATTCAGAGCTAAAGCGTATTTATGAAGAAAATAAATCAAAATTTAAGATTCCAGAAAAACGCAAAGTAGAGTATATGACAATTTCTTCAGAACTATTTGAAGATCAATCTAGTGAGGTAACTGAGGAGAAATTAAGAAAAATTTATGAAGAAAAGAGCTTTTTATTTGTTGAGCCAGAAAAACGAGATGTTAAACAAATTCAATTTAGCTCTTTAAATAGCGCTAATAAAGCACGAGAAGAGATTATTAAAGGTGTAGATTTTGAGAAAGTTGCAAAAAAATATGCTCCAAATTTTAATAACTATAATTTAGGAATTATCACAGCAAAAGACTTTGATGGTGACATATCAGGAAAACTTTTTAACCTTAAAGTAGGTGATATTAGTGAAATAATTGAAACGCCCTTAGGATTATATATTTTTAAAATAGAAAAAATAATTATAGAAAAAAAGAAGAGCTTTGATGAAGTTAAGGATTTACTAAAAAAAGAATATTTAAAGGATGTTAAGTTTAATAATTTTTTGGATAGCATAAAAAAGATTCAAACTGAACTAAAACAAGGAAAAACATTAGAAGTAATCGCTAAGGATTATAATCAAAAATTGAATTTGGTAGAGATTATCAATTCTGTTGATGAAAATGGTGATATCACTAATACTAAGTCATTTGTAGAAAATTCTTTTAATATTAAATTAGATCAGCAAAGTGAAATATTTCCAATTGATTCAGATAAGTTCTGTATCCTTAGAGTAATTGAAATAACTCCAGAAAAAGATCAAGAGTTTGATGAATTAAAATCCCAATTAAAACAAATTTGGTATAGCAAGGAATTAAGCTCATTTATAAATCAAATTAAAATTTCTGAAGGAGAGAAGTTAAATTCAGAAGCTAATATAAAGCTTTTTGATTTTTCGAACATTCAGCTATCTAAAATTAGACTGTCAAGTAGTAAATTTAATAATGAAATACCAGTAGATTTTTATAAAGTGATTTTTGAATCAAAAATTAACTATTATACAAAACCCTTTATTGACCATGCTCATGAAGAAGTGCTATTGGCTAAACCCACTAAGGTTGATTTACCATCTAAAGATGAGATTGAAAAACATAGGTTATTATACGATTCGCAAGTTAATCAAATTGAACAAGAAATAATTTTGATGGATATCATGAAGAAATTAAAGGACAAATTTAATGTTGTTGTGAATCCTAAAATTTTTGACCATAGCTTTTAG